Part of the Zhongshania aliphaticivorans genome, ATTGGCTATAGAACAATGGCAATGGTGAGCTAAGGGACGCGTGATAGTAGAGTGATTTTAGAGCGAGGAGTTCATTTTGGGGAATTGCGCGCCCCGAAAAACGGGGCGCAGAACCTTAAAAAGGTCTAGTTGTGAGCGTGTAGCATTTCATTAAGGGCAATTGCAGATTTGTTGGTTAAAACTTCAATTGCACCGTTTTTAGAGTTACGGCGGAATAATAGGTCAGACTGCCCAGAAAGCTCTCTGGCCTTTGTTGTGCCTGCAATCGTGCCATTTGCGTCAATCATGGTGATGATTGAACCAGCAGTAATGTACAGGCCTGCTTCGATAGTACAGCGATCTCCCAGCGGGATGCCAACACCTGCGTTTGCGCCAATAAGACACTCTTTGCCCACTGAGATAATAATATTATTACCACCTGATAACGTGCCCATTGTGGAGCAGCCACCTCCAAGGTCTGAGCCTGAGCCAACCATTACACCGGCAGATATACGCCCTTCAATCATACCGGGGCCTTCGGTGCCGGCGTTAAAGTTTACAAAGCCTTCGTGCATGATTGTTGTCCCTTCGCCCAAGTAAGCGCCAAGGCGTACACGTGCAGTGTGAGCTATACGCACACCCGTGGGGACAACGTAATTGGTCATTTTGGGGAATTTGTCCACAGACATCACTTCGAGCATCGCCCCTTTGAGACGGGCTTGCAGCTGTCGATCTTGGAGTTCGGCAATGTCTACGGCACCTTCGCTGGTCCAAGCCACATTGGGCAGCACGCCAAATAAGCCGGTCAAGTTAATGTTGTGAGGCTTAACAAGGCGATGAGATAGTAGGTGGAGCTTTAAATACCCCTCTGGTACTGAACTTGGAGCGTCGTCACTGCTGAGCATGGTAAGCAATAAAGGTTGGTTGCCGCTGGCAAGTTGTGCGGCAATAGCGGCTTGAGTGCTATCCGTGGCGGCAAGTGCTTCGGCAAGTTGCGCCATTTGTTCGTTGCTTATCGCAATGCTGGTATTGCCACTGAGCGGGGCAATCACGGTTTGAACTGCACTAATGAGTGCTGATGAAGGGGTTAATAGCGGACTTGGATAAAACGAGTCTAGCCATTCGCCTTTATTGTTTTGTGTGCCAAGGCCAAGGCCAAATGCAAAAGCTGCTTGTGTCATTACGATGTCTCTTGTGGTGAATTAAAGGGTGTGATGAGTGAACAACGCTTGATAATCTGCAGCCTTAAAGCCCAGATGCAAGCTGCTACCGGTGTCGAGTAAGGGGCGCTTCATCAACGTAGGGTGTTGAAGGAGTAGCTCAATGGCGCTGTCGATAGTGAGCGATTCACGTTGTTCATCGGATAGTTGTTTCCACGTTGTACTGCGCTTGTTAACCAAGGCAAGGCCGAGTTCTTGTGTCCAGCTTGTTAGCTGTGATGTGGTCAGCGGTGTGTCGCGAACATCATGGAAAAGATAGTCGACCTGGTGCTCTTCTAGCCAGCGTCTTGCTGAGCGAACTGTGTCGCAGTTTTTTATGCCGTAGAGGGTTGTGCTCATGGATATTCTCTTTATTGCTAAGGCTGAGAAAAATAAGCCCCGAAGGATAACAAATTCTCTTGTCCTGAGCACGGCACAAGCCTGCCCTTTATTGAGGCTCTGGCTAGGGTTTGTTCACAAGTTTTGGTTTTCTGCGGCGCGGGTAACAGCTTGTACAAATTTCGCATACTCGACCGTCGCAGCCCCGAGCGCTACAGAATTCGCGGCCATAGAAAATTATCTGTAAGTGCAATGCGTTCCATTTTTCTTTTGGAAATAGTGCTTTTAAATCTTTTTCGGTTTGCACTACATTTTTACCGTTGGTGAGTCCCCAGCGCTGGGCAAGACGGTGAATATGCGTGTCTACGGGAAAGGCTGGAACCCCAAATGCTTGAGACATAACCACGCCAGCGGTTTTGTGGCCAACGCCGGGAAGTGTTTCTAAGGCCGCCATATTTTGTGGTACTTCGCCCTTATATTTATCAACAAGAATTTCTGATAGGCGTTTTATCGCGCTGGATTTTTGCGGAGATAGACCGCATGGGCGAATTATGGCGCGAATAATTTCAACGTTCTGCTTTGCCATATCAAAGGGGTTGTCGGCTAGCTCGAACAAGGCGGGGGTGATTTGATTAACCCGCGCATCGGTACATTGAGCAGAAAGTAAGACCGCAACCAGCAGGGTGTAGGGGTCTTTGTGATCAAGAGGTACCGGCTGCTCTGGGTAGAGTTCTTGCAGGCGTTGAGCAATAAAGGCGGCTCGTTCTTTTTTTAACATGACTGATTACTGCTTATATTGTGTTCTTGAAGGCTTTCTACATAGGCTTTGATGCGTCGCGCTCCTTCTGCGCATTGCTCGGGTTCAGCGACCAGTGCCATACGTACGTAGTTGCTACCGGGGTTAAAGCCATCGACTTCTCTTGATAGGTAGCTACCGGGCAATACGGTGACATGCTGCTGGGCGAATAAGCCTCGTGCAAAATCCGTATCAGTGATCGGAGTCTTCGCCCAGAGATAGAATGATGCATCGGGCATGCTAACGTCTAAGCAGCCATCAAGTATGCTGAGGACTTCTTCAAATTTTTGCCGGTAAAGTGTCCTGTTTTCAATAACATGGAGTTCGTCGTTCCATGCTGCGATGCTGGCTAGCTGGTGTTGTATCGGCATCGCGCAGCCGTGGTAGGTGCGATATAACAGAAAATCTTTAAGTATGGCAGCGTCACCCGCGACAAAACCTGATCTAAGCCCTGGTAGGTTAGAACGTTTTGATAAGCTGTGAAATACCACGCAGCGATGATAGTCGTTGCGATTCATCTCGGCACAGGCTTGCAGAAGCCCTGGCGGTGGTTGGTCTTCATTAAAATACAGTTCTGAATAACATTCGTCGCTGGCAATTATAAAATCGTATTGGTCTGCCAGTGCGATCAATTTTTGCAGTTCTTCGCTACTCATTACCGCACCGCTTGGGTTGCCCGGCGTACAGATAAAGAGCAACTGACAGCGTTGCCATATTGAGGGGCTAACATTGTCAAAGTCGGGAATGAATCCGTTTTCTGTGCGGCACGCTAAAAACTCAGGTTGGGCTCCAGCAAGCAGTGCTGCTCCTTCATAAATTTGGTAGAAGGGGTTTGGGCTGCAGACCAGTGCGTCGGGGCCTGCGTTGACAACGGTTTGGGCGAAGGCAAAGAGGGCTTCACGGGTGCCGTTGACTGGTAGCACCTGAGTATCTGGGGCAAGTGCTGGTAATGCAAAGCGCTGGCAGGCCCAGTCTGAAATGGCCTGACGTAACGCTGGAAGGCCTTTGGTCGTTGGGTAATTACTTAGTTTGTCTAGGTTTTGAGTTATTGCGTCGCTGACAAATTGCGGTGATGCGTGCTTGGGTTCGCCGATAGAGAGGGCAATCGGTGACAGAGCCGGTGGGGCAATGCCATCGAATAAAGCTCTCAGTTTTTCAAATGGGTAGGCTTGTAATGAATGAAGGTGCTGATTCATAGTGTTTTGTTTTTGGCCTTTTTGTCTAGCTCTAGGCAGATAGCCCGCTGAATGTCTTCACAGAGCTTAGGGTCTTCGATAGGGCGTTGGTTTTCATCGGTAATAAAGAAAACATCTTCTACTCTTTCCCCTAGCGTGGCGATTTTTGCATTTTGTAGTTGTATGTGAAAATCGTTAAATATACGCGCTAAGCGTGCTAATAGACCCGGTCTGTCAGGGGTGATTACTTCCAGTACCGTTTGGCCTTTGTTTAAATCGGTGGTGATACTGGTACGGGTAGGAGTTGAAAATAAGCGCATTTGACGTGGAGTGCGGCGGTTGCCGGCAGAAAATTGCTCAGGATTTTCTAAGTGCTCACGCATAAATTCTATAATGTGCGCTATTCTGCTTGGGTTGTCGCCAATTGATTCTCCATCGGCACCTAATACGTAAAACGTGTCCAGTGTATAGCCGGTGCCACTGCTGTAAATACGGGCATCTTGAATACTTAAATCGAGTTGCTCCATGGCTTCTGCAAGTAAGGCAAATAAACCTACGCGAGCGCGAGTATGGACAAATATTTGGCTGACGCCTGCGTGGTCCAGCAAGCCACCTTCTTTAATTAAAACCACGGTCGCGTTGGCTTTAATACGGCTGGCAATGGCGCGGGTGTGCCAAACAATATCGTCGATTTGTTCACGGATAAAATAATCTTCGCCGGTGTCTGCCCAAAGTGTGCGTATTTCACTCTCGGTAAAGCCGTAATCTTCCAGTTTTTCTATGGCACCAAGCTGGGTTTCAGCTATCCACTCTTGTTTGTCGATGGGGTTTTCTAGGCCGCGTCGTAAGGCGCGCCTGGTTTCGGCGTAAAGTTGGCGCATCAGAGAGGCGCGCCATGAAGTCCAAAGTGTGGGGTTGGTGGCGTTGATATCAGCAACGGTTAGGCAGAACAAGTAGTCTAAATGCTGGATGTCACCCATGGTGAGTGCAAAGTCGCGGATAACTTCAGGATCTTGAATGTCCTTGCGCTGAGAGACGGATGACATTTCTAGGTGTTTTTCTACCAGCCAAGCCACAAGGTTGCCGTCACGCTTGTTTAAACCGATGTGCTCACAAAACTCTCTTGCATCAACCGCCCCTAGGCTGGAGTGGTCTCCACCTCGGCCTTTGGCTATATCGTGGAATAGCCCTGCTAAGTAGAGTAATTCTTGCTTGGGCAGGCGCTGCATTATACGGCAGGCCATGGGGAAGGTTTCTACCATGCTCGGGTAGCGAAAGCGGCTAATATTTTTGATTAATTCTAAGGTGTGGGCATCGACCGAATAAATATGGAATAGGTCGTGTTGCATTTGGCCGACAATCCCCGCAAAGGCTGGGATAAATTTATCGAGAATGCCAAAGCGACTCATGCGCCTTAGGTTGAGTGCTACGCGCTGGGGCGACTTTAGTAGCTCGAGAAAAAAACGTTTGTTTTTTGGGTCGTCTCGGAATTGTTGGTTGATTAAATGGTGGGATTTACGAATAAGCCGAATGGTGCTGGCCCGGACGCCGTCAATACCCTCATTGTTGGCCATTAATACAAAGATTTCCATCAATGCAGAAGGTGTTTTATTAAAGACCTTGGCATTGCACACTTCGATGTGGCCGTTACGTACGCGGAAACGACTGTTGATCTCAAAAACGGTTTCTGCCTCACAGGCGCGAAGTATGGTTTCGTCAAAATGCTGCATAAGTACATCATTGAGGGCACCAAGATGCATAACCCAGCGATAGTACTGCTGCATAAATTGTTCAACGGCAAGTTTGCCGTCACCATCGTTAAAGCCAAATTGTTCAGCTAGGGTGCGTTGATGGTCAAATAAAAGACGGTCTTCTTCTCGCCCAGCGAGTAAATGCAGTGCAAACCGGACTTTCCATAGAAAGTCTTGGCCTTCTTTAAGGGTATCTAGCTCTTCTTTACTTAAAAATTGGCGCTCGGCCAATTCATCAATGGACTGGGCTCCGAAATGACGCTTTACCACCCAGCCAATCATTTGAATGTCGCGAAGGCCACCTGGTGAGCTTTTGATATTGGGTTCTAAATTGTACTCGGAGTTTGCAAATTTACGGTGGCGAGTTATTTGTTCGTCCCACTTTGCCCGGAAGAAGTCGCTACTTGGCCAAATGTTGTCTGGGCCAACGTTGTCCATTAATTTTTCATGCAGGCTTGGGTTGCCTGCCAATGTGCGTGATTCCATCAGGTTAGTCGCCACCGTGATGTCTTCAGCGGCGGTCTGGCAGCATTCTTTTAGGGTGCGCACACTGTGGCCAATCTCTAAGTTGATATCCCAGAGTAAGGTGATTAAGCCTTCAATATTTTCTTGGTAGTCATGTTTGTCGTCGGTGGTGAGAATAAGGAGGTCAATATCTGAATAGGGGTGAAGCTCGCCTCGGCCATAGCCTCCAACGGCAATTAAGGCAATGTCATCGCCCCATTGATAACTGTGCCATATCCCTTGTAATAACTCGTCGACCCGCTGAGCGCGCAAGGTGACTAGGCTGCGAATATTTTCCTTGGCCTCAAAGCGTGCTTTAAGGTCCTCGGATAGTGTGTTGAGATATGATTTGTAGGTTTTGATAGATTGCCCCGGTGACGCTAGGGCATGAATGTCTGGGAGTGCGGCGTCGCTCATTTATAGCTCTCGGTAAAAAGGTTCGTCAGGGCGGGCGGTCAGGACTTCAACGCCGTCAGCGGTCACGGCCATGGTGTGTTCCCATTGTGCAGAAAGGCGGCGGTCTCGCGTGGTTACCGTCCAGCCATCCTTGGTGTTGAGCTTGGTTTGTTTTTTACCTGCATTGATCATGGGCTCAATCGTGAACGTCATGCCTTCTTTTAATACTAGGTCGTTGCGCCGGTTGTAGCCTTCGCCGTAGTGAAGCACTTGTGGGTCTTCGTGAAACACTAGACCAATACCGTGCCCGCAGTATTCTTCTACGACGCTGTAATGTTTGCCTCGGGCATGTTTGGCGATAATGGTTCCAATGTCGCTTAGGGTGCAACCAGGCTTCACAAGGGCGATGGCTTGATATAAGCACTCTTGAGTGACTTCGCAAAGGCGCTTAGCGTGTTCTGGCACATTGCCAACGTAGTACATACGATTGGTGTCGCCGTGCCAACCGTCTTTAATCACGGTGACGTCAATATTAAGAATATCGCCATCCTTTAAGATTTTCTTGTCCGATGGGATGCCGTGGCAGATGACCTCATTAACAGAGGTGCAAATAGATTTTGGAAAACCGTTGTAATTAAGTGGTGCTGGGATGGCATTTTGTACATCGATAATATAGTCGTGACATATTTTATCTAACTCACCGGTGCTAATGCCTGGCTTTACATATTGGGTGATCATTTCTAGCACGTCTGCGGCGAGTCGGCCGGCGATACGCATGGCGGCAATTTGGTCTGGTGTTTTGATACTAACATTCATAGTGCTTTACCGGTGTACAGTTGTGTCTGGCGATTTTAAGCCGGTCATTGTAAACCATCGCTTTATGGGTAGCTAAGGCATAGCGGAATTTTAGTGTTAAAAGCGGTTTATGCTTTATGTGGGTAGGTCTCTGTGGTATAAATACGCGCCCCAATAATGGCTCAATTTGTTATTGGACTAATGACGCGCAGAAATCGGCACGTAATCCCGGGTGCTTCAACGTAAGGTTGGGGTTGGGTTATGGGATCTCTGCAAGTTTGTAACCCGATGTTTATTAAGGAAATATCATGTCTCATGTAAGTATGCGTGAAATGCTGCAAGCCGGCGTTCACTTTGGTCACCAGACTCGTTACTGGAACCCAAAAATGGCTCCTTTCATTTTTGGTGCGCGTAACAAGATTCATATCATCAATTTGGAGCACACTGTTCCTGCGATGAACAGTGCGTTAGATGCTATTGCTAAAATGGCAGCAAACAAGAACAAAATCTTGTTTGTTGGTACTAAGCGTGCAGCTAGTAAAATTATTGGCGAGCAGGCAGCGCGTGCCGGCATGCCATTTGTTAGTCATCGTTGGTTGGGCGGTATGCTCACTAACTATAAAACTATTCGTCAATCTGTGCGTCGTTTGCGTGAGCTTGAAGCTCAGAGCCAAGACGGTACTTTTGACAAGTTGACCAAAAAAGAAGCGCTAATGCGTCGCCGTGATATGGAGAAGCTAGAGCGCTCTATTGGCGGTATTAAAGATATGTCTGGCTTGCCAGATGCGATGTTTGTTATTGACGTTGATCACGAGCGTATCGCTATTCAAGAAGCCAACAAATTGGGTATTCCAGTATTTGGTATTGTAGATACTAACAGCAACCCAGATGGCGTAGATTTCGTTATTCCTGGTAATGATGATGCGATCCGTGCAATTAAATTGTATGTGACTGCTGTTGCTGACGTGGCGATAAATGCTGCTGCAAATGACGTTGTTGCCAAAGACGAATTTGTGGAAGTTGAAGTTGCAGCGGAAGGCGAAAGCGCTGCCGAGTAATTTGGCCGCTAAGCAGTCTGCGAAAGGGGGCACGGCCCCCTTTTTTTGGATATTGACCGAGCAGGTGCACGATTTTGTATCTGATCTGGACTTGAGTTAACACACTTAAGGTAATTAAGAGGATTTTAGGATGGCTGTAACAGCATCAATGGTTAAAGAGCTTCGTGACCGTACTGGACTTGGCATGATGGAGTGTAAAAGAGCACTTAATGATGCTAATGGCGATATCGACTTGGCGATAGAAGAAATGCGCAAGTCTAGCGGTATGAAAGCAGCTAAAAAAGCGGGTCGTACTGCGGCAGATGGTGTAGTTAGCACGAAAGTTGCTGAAGATGGTAGTTATGGTGTTGCTGTTGAAGTTAACAGTGAAACTGATTTCGTTGCTCGTGATGAAGGTTTTCTCGCATTTGTAGCTAAGGTTGTTGATAAGGCCTTTACCACCAAGGCTACGGATGTTGCTGAGCTGATGAATGGTGAGTTAGAAGCGGCGCGTGAAGCCTTGGTTCAGAAAATTGGCGAAAATATCTCTGTTCGTCGTTCATTAGTTGTTAGCGCCGAAGACGGTGTGGTTGACAGCTATGTGCACTCTAATAATCGCATTGCGGTATTGGTAGCACTGAAAGGTGGCGACGCAGAATTAGCGCGTGATGTTGCAATGCATGTTGCTGCGGTTAACCCTCGTGTTGCAAAGTCTGCGGATATGCCAGAAGAAGAAATTCTGAAAGAACGTGAGATCTTCACTGCGCAAGCGGCAGAAAGTGGTAAGCCGGCAGAAATTATTGAAAAGATGATTGAAGGCCGTATTCGCAAGTTCCTGTCTGAAAATTCGCTAGTTGACCAAGCTTTTGTTAAAGAGCCTGAGTTAACTGTAGGGAAATTGCTGAAAAATAATAACGCCGATATCCAAACGTTTGTTCGTTTTGAGGTAGGTGAAGGTATTGAGAAAGAAGAAGTGGACTTTGCCGCCGAGGTGGCTGCTCAGCTGAAAGGCTAAGCCACTAAGTTTGCGGGGCCTTCGGGCCCCGCTTTACTTTAGGCGATATGCAGATGTCTTTATAATATCGTGTAATGTGGTGAGGTAAGAGAATGTCTAGCCAAAGTCGGGATAAGAAATACAAGCGCATACTACTGAAGTTAAGTGGTGAGGCTTTGATGGGTGGTCTGGGGTTTGGTATTGACCCTAAGGTGTTAGACCGAATGGCGCTTGAAGTCGGTCAATTGGTTGGCATTGGTGTTCAGGTTGGTTTGGTTGTAGGTGGCGGGAATTTATTTCGCGGTGCCGCGTTGCAAACAGCTGGCTTAGATCGAGTGACTGGCGATCACATGGGTATGCTGGCAACCGTCATGAATGCCTTGGCGCTTCGTGATGCTCTAGAGCGCAGTAATATCAAATCATCTGTCATGTCTGCAATACCCATGAGTGGGGTTGTTGATCATTATGATCGCCGCAAGGCAATTCGCGCGCTTTCACGCGGTGAGGTAGTGATATTTGCTGCCGGTACGGGGAATCCATTTTTTACAACTGATTCTGCAGCGTGTTTACGCGGTATTGAGGTTGATGCGGATTTGGTATTGAAGGCAACAAAAGTAGACGGCGTTTACAGCGCAGATCCGATGCGCGATCCAGATGCGGTGAAATATGACTATCTAAGCTATGATGAAGTATTGGATAAAAAGCTCGAAGTTATGGATTTGACTGCGATCTGTTTATGTCGTGACCATAAAATGCCATTGCGTGTATTTGCCATGGAGCAACAGGGCGCGCTATTGAATATTGTGGTAGGTGGCGAAGAGGGAACTCTAGTCGGTGCCTCTGCAACCCGCGAGGAGAAACGTCATGATAAATGAGTTAAAAGATGACGCTAAACAGCGTATGGCTAAGACTATCGAGGCCTTGGGCACCAATTTTAATAAGATTCGCACGGGGCGTGCTCACCCCAGCCTATTAGATGGCTTAAGAGTATCGTATTACGGCACTGATACGCCGCTATCCCAGTTGGCGAATATTGGTGTTGAAGATGCGAGAACATTGACGGTTACGCCATGGGAAAAAAATATTGTCCCTGATGTCGAAAAAGCGATTATGAAGTCTGATCTCGGTTTGAATCCAAGTACGGCTGGTAGTGTTATTCGTATACCAATGCCCATGCTGACTGAAGAGACCCGTAAAGGCTATATAAAGCAGGCTCGTCAAGAGGCAGAGAGTGCGCGGGTTTCAATTCGCAATGCACGCCGCGACGTGTTGTCAGATGTTAAAGAGCTGCTCAAAGAGAAAGATATTAGCGAAGATGAAGAGCGTCGCGCGCAGGATGATGTGCAAAAAATAACTGATCAGTTTATTGCTGAAGTTGATAAAGCACTGGTGGCTAAAGAAGCCGACCTGATGGAAATCTAAGCGGCGAGCAGACTTGTTTCGATGGCAGTATCAACGCGGGAATCCGCGCCAATAAGTGTTCCACGACATGTTGCCATTATCATGGATGGCAACAATCGTTGGGCTAAGCAGCAGGGCTTGAAATCGTCTGCGGGACACCGAGCCGGTGTTGAAGTGATCCGGCCCTTATTAAAGAAAACGCGTGAGCGAGGTGTCGAAATCGTCACCTTGTTTGCGTTTTCTAGTGAGAATTGGCAGCGTCCAACCCTCGAAGTTCAAGCCCTAATGCGGCTGTTTTCAAGTTATCTCGATAGTGAAACCAAGCAGTTACACGCTGACGGTGTGCGAATGCGCTTTATTGGTGAGCGTGACCAGTTCTCTGCTGCATTGCGCAAGCAAATGGATTACAGCGAGCAGTTAACCCGCTTTAATCGTGAAACGCAGTTGGTGATTGCAGTCGATTATGGTGGCCAGTGGGATATTGTGAGCGCTGCTAAAGCACTAGCTGAAAAAGTTAAGGCGGGGGAGCTGGCTACTGATGAATTCAGTGTTGAACTCTTCGATAGACACCTCGCGCTTGCTGACGTACCTAAGCCTGATCTTTGTATACGTACCGCAGGCGAGCAGCGTATCAGCAATTTCTTGTTATGGCAGCTGGCGTACAGCGAGCTATATTTCACCGATTGTTTTTGGCCTGATTTTGACGCACAAGAGTTAGATAAAGCCCTTGCCGCTTACGCACAAAGAGATAGGCGATTTGGTGGCAGAGATAGTGATAATAACGAAGAAGCTCCGGAGTAGGGGAATGAGTTTATGCTAAAGCAGCGGATCATCACCGCAGTGTTGATCGTTGTCGCGTTGTTGGCTTCTTTGGCATTCTTGCCATTGATGGGGTTGTCCGTGTTATTTGCCCTGATTGTGTTGCTGGCAGCCTGGGAATGGTCTGATCTTAGTGGCTTATCTTCCCGCGTGTCACGTTTCTCGTATGTTGTGGTGTGCGGCGCCTTAATGTTGGCTGCGGCATGGCAGGCCAGTTTGTTTAGTGACGTTAATAAAGAAGAAGTCAAAAATATTGTTTCAGCCGGCAGCGTGTGGTGGGCGATTGCCCTACTTTGGGTTAAATCGTATCCACAGAGTGCAAGCTTATGGGGTTCTCAGTGGATGAGGGCGTTTATGGGCTTGATGGTGTTGGTGCCCGCTTGGCTAGCCCTCTGTTACATGCGTAGCTTAGACGGTGGTGTGTGGTTAATTCTGGCGGTGGTTGGTCTTGTTGCTTCGGCGGATATTGGTGCCTACTTTGTTGGCCGTGCATTTGGTAAAGCTAAGCTTGCTCCGGCAGTGAGCCCAGGAAAATCATGGGCGGGATTTTGGGGTGGGGTAGCATGTAGTACAGCCCTCTCTGCTCTGCTGTGGTTTGTATTAGCGCGCTTGGCACCTGCAGCAATTCCGACGGGCTTACTGCCCTTGCTTTGTTTAGTTACCATCACCGTATTAGCTTCAGTGCTTGGGGATCTGCTGGAAAGTATGGTTAAGCGTCATCGGGGAATAAAAGATAGCGGACAGTTGTTGCCCGGTCACGGCGGCATTATGGATCGAGTGGATAGTATTACCGCTGCCGCCCCAGTGTTTGCATTAGGCTTGATTGCAACGGGATGGGTGTGATGCAGTCTGTTGCAGTGCTGGGCTCTACCGGCTCTATCGGCGTTAGTACCCTCGATGTACTGGCGAGGCATCCTGAACGTTATAGCGTTTACGCCTTAACCGCTAATCGCAGTTTGGATGCGTTATTCCAGCAGGTTGAAATGTTTTCACCTCACTTTGCCGTTGTCGCTGATACGAGTTTAGCGTCTAAATTTTCTGAGCGGATTGCGGAGGCGGGCTTATCAACTGAAGTGCTTAGTGGCGAGGAAGGACTTTGCAGGGTTGCTAGCCAAGCCGATGTGACGATGGCGGCAATAGTTGGTGCAGCAGGGTTGATGCCAACTATGGCAGCAGTAGAGGCTGGGAAAAAGGTTTTGTTAGCAAATAAAGAAGCGCTAGTCATGGCCGGCCCTCTCTTTATGGAGGCCGTTCAGCGTTATGGGGCAACCTTGCTGCCAATTGATAGCGAGCACAATGCTATTTTTCAGTGTTTGCCCGCGGCAGGTCAAGCAGCTGAAAAGGTTGGTCTCGCCTCAAAAGGTGTGCAGCGTATTTTGTTAACCGGCTCGGGCGGACCCTTTCGTGCCACGCCGTTAGCAGAACTGGCCGAAGTAACACCTGATCAAGCTTGTGCCCACCCTAATTGGTCTATGGGTCGGAAAATTTCAGTTGATTCAGCGACTATGATGAACAAAGGCTTAGAGTTAATTGAGGCCTGTTGGTTATTTCATACAGATGCTGCGAATATTGATATTATTGTTCATCCGCAGAGTGTTATTCACTCGATGGTTGAGTATATTGACGGCTCGGTATTGGCGCAGCTTGGAAATCCAGATATGCGTACACCCATCGCTCATGCATTGGCTTGGCCAGAGCGCATTGCGTCCGGTGTTGCGGGATTAGATATTATTACTCAAGCTCGCTTGGATTTTGAAGCTCCCGACGAAGTGCGCTTTCCGTGTTTACGATTGGCGCGGGAGGCGGCATTAAGAGCTGGAACGGCGCCGGCTGTCTTAAATGCGGCTAATGAGGTGGCTGTTGATGCATTCCTCAATGGTCACTTAAGTTTTGTTAGTATACCGGTGGTGATTGAAGAGGTAATGGGGCAGGTAGAAATTGTTGAACCCCATTCACTCCGCGATGTCCAAAATGCGGATCAGCAATCTCGCGCTTGTGCGATGGATATTATTGCTAAAAAATTTACTTAAGTAATTGATAAATAGAAACTTGGATATGGCCTATTTTATAGGTCGTGGTGCGCGATAGGGCGAAAAACTTGCTAGATATACTGCAAACTATTTTTGTGACACTGCTAACCTTAGCTATTTTGGTTGCGGTGCATGAGTTCGGCCATTTTTGGGTGGCACGACGTTGTGGCGTAAAGGTTTTACGTTTCTCCGTTGGCTTTGGTAAGCCCCTTCTATCGTGGTCTGACCGCAGCGGGACCGAATATGTGGTAGCGGGAATTCCGCTTGGTGGTTATGTAAAGATGCTCGATGAGCGTGAAGGCCCCGTTCCTGACGACTTGCTGGATCAAGCTTTTAATCGTGCTTCGCCCCGATCACGTATTGCCATTGCTGCCGCTGGTCCTTTGGCAAATTTTCTCCTAGCCATTTTTGTTTATTGGCTTGTGTTTTTGAATGGCGTTAG contains:
- the map gene encoding type I methionyl aminopeptidase, whose product is MNVSIKTPDQIAAMRIAGRLAADVLEMITQYVKPGISTGELDKICHDYIIDVQNAIPAPLNYNGFPKSICTSVNEVICHGIPSDKKILKDGDILNIDVTVIKDGWHGDTNRMYYVGNVPEHAKRLCEVTQECLYQAIALVKPGCTLSDIGTIIAKHARGKHYSVVEEYCGHGIGLVFHEDPQVLHYGEGYNRRNDLVLKEGMTFTIEPMINAGKKQTKLNTKDGWTVTTRDRRLSAQWEHTMAVTADGVEVLTARPDEPFYREL
- the rpsB gene encoding 30S ribosomal protein S2, with amino-acid sequence MSHVSMREMLQAGVHFGHQTRYWNPKMAPFIFGARNKIHIINLEHTVPAMNSALDAIAKMAANKNKILFVGTKRAASKIIGEQAARAGMPFVSHRWLGGMLTNYKTIRQSVRRLRELEAQSQDGTFDKLTKKEALMRRRDMEKLERSIGGIKDMSGLPDAMFVIDVDHERIAIQEANKLGIPVFGIVDTNSNPDGVDFVIPGNDDAIRAIKLYVTAVADVAINAAANDVVAKDEFVEVEVAAEGESAAE
- the tsf gene encoding translation elongation factor Ts, whose protein sequence is MAVTASMVKELRDRTGLGMMECKRALNDANGDIDLAIEEMRKSSGMKAAKKAGRTAADGVVSTKVAEDGSYGVAVEVNSETDFVARDEGFLAFVAKVVDKAFTTKATDVAELMNGELEAAREALVQKIGENISVRRSLVVSAEDGVVDSYVHSNNRIAVLVALKGGDAELARDVAMHVAAVNPRVAKSADMPEEEILKEREIFTAQAAESGKPAEIIEKMIEGRIRKFLSENSLVDQAFVKEPELTVGKLLKNNNADIQTFVRFEVGEGIEKEEVDFAAEVAAQLKG
- the pyrH gene encoding UMP kinase, whose protein sequence is MSSQSRDKKYKRILLKLSGEALMGGLGFGIDPKVLDRMALEVGQLVGIGVQVGLVVGGGNLFRGAALQTAGLDRVTGDHMGMLATVMNALALRDALERSNIKSSVMSAIPMSGVVDHYDRRKAIRALSRGEVVIFAAGTGNPFFTTDSAACLRGIEVDADLVLKATKVDGVYSADPMRDPDAVKYDYLSYDEVLDKKLEVMDLTAICLCRDHKMPLRVFAMEQQGALLNIVVGGEEGTLVGASATREEKRHDK
- the frr gene encoding ribosome recycling factor encodes the protein MINELKDDAKQRMAKTIEALGTNFNKIRTGRAHPSLLDGLRVSYYGTDTPLSQLANIGVEDARTLTVTPWEKNIVPDVEKAIMKSDLGLNPSTAGSVIRIPMPMLTEETRKGYIKQARQEAESARVSIRNARRDVLSDVKELLKEKDISEDEERRAQDDVQKITDQFIAEVDKALVAKEADLMEI
- the uppS gene encoding polyprenyl diphosphate synthase, which encodes MAVSTRESAPISVPRHVAIIMDGNNRWAKQQGLKSSAGHRAGVEVIRPLLKKTRERGVEIVTLFAFSSENWQRPTLEVQALMRLFSSYLDSETKQLHADGVRMRFIGERDQFSAALRKQMDYSEQLTRFNRETQLVIAVDYGGQWDIVSAAKALAEKVKAGELATDEFSVELFDRHLALADVPKPDLCIRTAGEQRISNFLLWQLAYSELYFTDCFWPDFDAQELDKALAAYAQRDRRFGGRDSDNNEEAPE
- a CDS encoding phosphatidate cytidylyltransferase; protein product: MLKQRIITAVLIVVALLASLAFLPLMGLSVLFALIVLLAAWEWSDLSGLSSRVSRFSYVVVCGALMLAAAWQASLFSDVNKEEVKNIVSAGSVWWAIALLWVKSYPQSASLWGSQWMRAFMGLMVLVPAWLALCYMRSLDGGVWLILAVVGLVASADIGAYFVGRAFGKAKLAPAVSPGKSWAGFWGGVACSTALSALLWFVLARLAPAAIPTGLLPLLCLVTITVLASVLGDLLESMVKRHRGIKDSGQLLPGHGGIMDRVDSITAAAPVFALGLIATGWV